The Streptomyces sp. NL15-2K genome contains a region encoding:
- a CDS encoding transposase, translating to MCFEDEAGFTRKPPRGRTWGRRGRTPVVTVSGRRSGRLSVAGLIAIRPGSRTRLCHRLRTHRAGGSARRSMGERDFIALIDGVHQLVKAPIVLVWDRLNTHVSHAMRELTAEREWLTVFLLPAYSPDLNPVEWVWAHVKRSLANLAVVALDRLEALVRNRLKRLQYRPDTLDGFIAGTGLTLNEPTSP from the coding sequence ATCTGCTTCGAGGACGAAGCAGGGTTCACCCGGAAGCCGCCACGGGGACGAACCTGGGGCCGGCGAGGGCGCACCCCGGTCGTGACCGTCAGCGGACGACGCTCGGGGCGTCTGTCGGTGGCCGGGCTGATCGCGATACGGCCGGGCTCGCGCACCCGGCTGTGCCACCGGCTGCGCACCCACCGAGCGGGCGGCAGCGCACGCCGCAGCATGGGCGAGCGGGACTTCATCGCACTCATCGACGGTGTCCACCAGCTCGTCAAGGCGCCGATCGTGCTGGTCTGGGACCGGCTCAACACCCACGTCTCCCACGCCATGCGCGAGCTGACCGCCGAGCGGGAGTGGCTGACGGTGTTCCTGCTGCCCGCCTACTCGCCGGACCTGAATCCCGTCGAGTGGGTGTGGGCGCACGTCAAGCGCAGTCTGGCCAACCTCGCCGTGGTCGCGCTCGACCGGCTCGAAGCCCTCGTACGAAACCGGCTCAAACGCCTCCAGTACCGGCCCGACACCCTCGACGGCTTCATAGCCGGCACCGGCCTGACCCTCAACGAACCCACGTCACCTTGA